The following are encoded in a window of Saccharothrix longispora genomic DNA:
- a CDS encoding Trm112 family protein: protein MAVQLDPQLLEILACPCPEHAPLKAGTASDPRADYLTCTSCGRSFPVREGIPVLLLDEAVEPTDG from the coding sequence GTGGCAGTGCAACTCGACCCGCAGCTGCTGGAGATCCTGGCCTGCCCGTGCCCCGAGCACGCGCCGCTGAAGGCCGGCACCGCGTCCGACCCGCGGGCGGACTACCTGACGTGCACCTCGTGCGGCCGGTCGTTCCCGGTGCGGGAGGGCATCCCGGTGCTGCTGCTCGACGAGGCTGTCGAGCCG